One region of Lactobacillus johnsonii genomic DNA includes:
- the ytpR gene encoding YtpR family tRNA-binding protein yields MIISTNKTSYPDTLIVILDQDKGRSKFTEKDQVTRVENEDGEVIGFNFFNVSSFLDYDKLPNGEVKPTQELVDALNKKIAEAGFDTKLEIGKPTLVYGYVKTCEAHPDSDHLHVTTVDVGNGEEHQIVCGAPNIAQGQMVVVALPGTLMPNGQQIWPGALRGVDSYGMICSARELGLAHAPQKRGIMVVPDDFKAGDEFEPTKCDELLASGQISL; encoded by the coding sequence ATGATTATTTCTACCAATAAAACAAGTTACCCTGATACTTTAATTGTGATTTTGGACCAAGATAAAGGTCGTAGTAAGTTCACAGAGAAAGATCAAGTTACAAGAGTTGAAAATGAAGATGGAGAAGTCATTGGATTTAATTTCTTTAACGTAAGTAGCTTTTTAGACTACGATAAGTTACCAAATGGTGAAGTTAAACCAACACAAGAATTAGTTGATGCTTTAAACAAGAAAATTGCTGAAGCTGGTTTTGATACTAAGCTAGAAATTGGAAAGCCAACTCTTGTTTATGGTTACGTTAAGACTTGTGAAGCACATCCAGATTCAGATCACTTACATGTAACTACTGTTGATGTGGGTAATGGTGAAGAACACCAAATCGTTTGTGGTGCTCCAAATATTGCTCAAGGCCAAATGGTAGTTGTGGCACTTCCTGGTACTTTAATGCCAAATGGTCAACAAATTTGGCCAGGTGCACTTCGTGGTGTTGATTCATACGGTATGATTTGTTCAGCACGCGAATTAGGCTTAGCACATGCTCCTCAAAAGCGTGGTATTATGGTTGTTCCTGACGACTTTAAAGCTGGCGATGAATTTGAACCAACTAAGTGTGATGAATTATTAGCTAGTGGTCAAATTAGCCTTTAA
- a CDS encoding thioredoxin family protein, which yields MEEIKELTPEKLKEITKNGKVVLLFSATWCPDCRFLDPFLPQIEKDNPDAKFYKIDRDGSIDVAKELNIFGIPSFVVYQDGKEIGRLVNKDRKTKEEVENFLNSLK from the coding sequence ATGGAAGAAATTAAAGAATTAACTCCTGAGAAGTTGAAAGAAATTACCAAAAATGGAAAAGTAGTATTACTATTTTCAGCTACATGGTGCCCAGATTGCCGCTTCTTAGACCCATTTTTACCACAAATTGAAAAAGATAATCCTGATGCAAAATTCTATAAGATTGACCGTGATGGATCAATTGATGTAGCCAAAGAATTAAATATCTTTGGAATTCCTAGCTTTGTTGTCTACCAAGATGGCAAAGAAATTGGTAGACTAGTAAATAAGGACAGAAAGACTAAAGAAGAAGTAGAAAACTTCCTTAACTCTCTCAAATAG
- the trmB gene encoding tRNA (guanosine(46)-N7)-methyltransferase TrmB: protein MRLRNKPWAQKLVAEHPEAILNEPDPDKKINWEERFDDFSKLLAIEIGSGKGQFITTLAKEHPEMNFIGVELQTTAAGMILRTKLEEKIDNLQLMCADAANIAMYLPENSVDIVYLNFSDPWPKTRHEKRRLTYKSFLDKYRQILKPEGHLEFKTDNRGLFEYSLVSLNNYGMKFDYVSLDLHHADDEIFERNVETEYEHKFAAKGNPIYCLHAHFVK from the coding sequence ATGAGATTAAGAAATAAACCTTGGGCTCAAAAATTAGTAGCTGAACATCCAGAAGCAATTTTAAATGAGCCAGATCCAGATAAGAAAATTAACTGGGAAGAAAGATTCGATGATTTTTCTAAGCTTTTAGCAATTGAAATTGGTTCAGGAAAGGGTCAATTCATTACTACTTTAGCTAAAGAACATCCTGAAATGAATTTTATTGGAGTAGAACTCCAAACAACAGCTGCAGGGATGATTTTAAGAACTAAGCTTGAAGAAAAGATCGATAACTTACAATTGATGTGTGCGGATGCTGCTAATATTGCAATGTATTTACCAGAAAACAGCGTAGATATTGTTTATTTAAACTTTTCTGATCCTTGGCCAAAGACACGTCATGAAAAGCGTAGATTAACTTATAAGAGCTTTTTAGATAAGTATCGTCAAATTTTAAAGCCAGAGGGACATTTAGAATTTAAGACAGATAATCGAGGATTATTTGAATATAGTTTAGTAAGTCTTAATAATTATGGGATGAAATTTGACTATGTAAGTCTAGATTTACATCACGCAGATGATGAAATTTTTGAAAGAAATGTTGAGACTGAATATGAACATAAATTTGCAGCTAAGGGTAATCCAATTTACTGCTTGCATGCACATTTTGTAAAATAA
- a CDS encoding copper homeostasis protein CutC, whose amino-acid sequence MIKEVCVENFTNVPLMIERGANRIELNNDLTVGGTTPSFGVIKKTVEYAHKHDVPVIVMIRPRGGNFVYSEDELEIMINDIQICSLLDVDGVTFGCLTREKHLDKRAMNRLLSVAHIVDLEVVMHMAFNELTDAEQKETIDWLSKNSVKRILTHGGPLNQPISHTLDNLKELVKQAKNKIEILPGGGITNKNIAEIIEQIHVDQVHGTKLLDRI is encoded by the coding sequence TTGATCAAAGAAGTATGTGTTGAAAATTTTACGAATGTACCTTTGATGATTGAACGAGGTGCCAATCGAATAGAACTAAATAATGATTTAACTGTAGGTGGAACGACACCTTCTTTTGGCGTAATTAAAAAGACTGTTGAGTATGCACATAAACATGATGTTCCTGTAATTGTAATGATTAGGCCTCGTGGCGGAAATTTTGTCTATAGTGAGGATGAACTAGAGATAATGATTAATGATATTCAAATATGCAGCTTACTAGATGTCGATGGGGTTACTTTCGGGTGTTTAACTAGGGAAAAACATTTAGATAAGAGGGCAATGAATAGATTGCTTTCAGTGGCTCATATTGTGGACTTAGAAGTTGTGATGCACATGGCATTTAATGAATTAACAGATGCAGAACAAAAAGAAACCATTGATTGGTTATCTAAAAATAGTGTGAAACGCATTCTCACTCATGGTGGACCATTAAATCAACCAATCTCACATACACTTGATAATTTAAAGGAACTAGTCAAACAGGCGAAAAATAAGATAGAAATTTTACCTGGTGGCGGAATTACAAATAAAAACATAGCTGAAATAATTGAACAAATTCATGTAGATCAGGTACATGGCACTAAACTATTAGATAGAATTTAG
- a CDS encoding ABC transporter permease: MTDLIKSRLNKNFKKQMHYLTLVFNDFFILALIFLFGALMFWYAQNIKKWPNNLWFYRPLLALIWTATLGIGHFATLFDRADEHFLFNQDNEMKAYFKPLYLHNMILPVVLIILVSGILLPFATMRAGFSIGGLIFIVIGLIISKNVQFKLIVRSFYFNKYDYYNTWLYLGINFLVLYFSFLGHYPNPIIYTTVAIAAWVGVDYLPQGKMFDWYKALDYEERRVDLLNNFYSMFTDVPDKKVRISRRKYLDFLIKTTDQTPNTFIYQRVLLRDPEYSNLLIRMILFAILLIACLQDAGWTIGTGALIIFLTLYQLIPLGTVYEHNMMYHVMPIPFASRGQALRKVLQKGMLLEWELISLAIIIFSPQKLEAFGGIIALFALTFLLLYFYLPSKIEQLFKKVRY, from the coding sequence ATGACTGACTTAATTAAGAGTAGACTCAATAAAAACTTTAAAAAGCAGATGCACTATCTAACTCTAGTTTTTAATGATTTTTTTATCTTGGCTTTGATTTTTCTATTTGGAGCCTTAATGTTTTGGTATGCACAAAATATTAAAAAGTGGCCCAATAATCTTTGGTTCTACAGGCCACTCTTAGCCTTGATTTGGACTGCAACTTTGGGAATTGGTCATTTTGCTACTTTATTTGATAGGGCAGATGAACATTTTCTTTTTAATCAAGATAACGAAATGAAGGCGTATTTTAAGCCTTTATATCTGCATAATATGATCTTACCTGTTGTTTTAATTATTCTGGTGTCAGGAATTTTATTGCCTTTTGCGACAATGAGAGCTGGCTTTTCAATTGGTGGCCTGATTTTTATTGTGATTGGTTTGATTATCAGTAAGAATGTACAATTTAAATTGATTGTTAGAAGTTTCTATTTTAACAAATATGATTATTACAATACTTGGTTATATCTAGGAATTAACTTCCTAGTCTTGTATTTTTCCTTTTTAGGCCATTACCCTAATCCAATTATTTATACTACGGTAGCGATTGCTGCTTGGGTTGGAGTAGACTATTTGCCACAAGGAAAGATGTTTGACTGGTATAAGGCATTAGATTATGAAGAAAGAAGAGTAGACTTACTGAATAATTTCTATAGTATGTTTACTGATGTACCAGATAAGAAAGTTCGAATTTCTAGAAGAAAATATTTAGACTTCTTAATTAAAACGACTGATCAAACGCCCAATACTTTTATTTACCAAAGAGTATTATTGCGAGATCCAGAGTACAGTAATTTATTGATTAGAATGATTCTGTTTGCAATTTTATTAATTGCCTGCTTGCAAGATGCAGGTTGGACAATTGGTACTGGTGCCTTGATCATTTTCTTAACACTTTATCAATTGATTCCACTAGGAACAGTATATGAGCATAATATGATGTATCATGTAATGCCAATTCCATTTGCTTCTAGAGGACAGGCACTAAGAAAAGTTCTACAAAAGGGAATGTTACTTGAATGGGAATTAATTAGTTTGGCAATAATAATCTTTTCTCCACAAAAATTAGAAGCATTTGGTGGAATTATTGCTTTATTTGCCTTAACATTCTTATTGCTATATTTTTATTTACCAAGTAAAATTGAACAGTTATTTAAAAAAGTTAGATATTAG
- a CDS encoding ABC transporter ATP-binding protein has translation MALKIENLTGGYSGINVIKNVNLTIEPGQAVGLIGLNGAGKSTTIKHLLGLLRMQKGKIILNGVSLTENPAEFKKMVAYIPETPILYPELTLKEHLELVMLTYDLDHDQAWVRAKELCKMFRLENKLDWLPINFSKGMKQKVMIVTSFLANADLLVIDEPFTGLDPLAVANFIDLVKEAVADQKMVLMTTHVLAEAQEAVQTFAVLNNGTIETEGSLNEIRQFYGLKPSDSFDRLYQILNQETVKKHD, from the coding sequence ATGGCACTTAAAATTGAAAATTTAACTGGAGGATACTCCGGGATTAATGTCATTAAAAATGTAAATTTAACAATTGAACCGGGACAAGCTGTTGGTTTAATTGGATTAAATGGTGCTGGTAAATCAACGACCATTAAGCACTTGCTTGGATTATTAAGAATGCAAAAGGGCAAGATTATTTTGAATGGGGTAAGCTTAACTGAAAATCCTGCCGAATTTAAAAAGATGGTTGCTTATATTCCAGAAACCCCAATTTTATATCCGGAACTAACTTTGAAAGAGCATTTAGAGTTAGTAATGCTTACCTATGATTTAGATCATGATCAAGCTTGGGTACGAGCAAAAGAATTATGCAAAATGTTTCGTTTAGAAAATAAGCTGGATTGGCTTCCAATTAACTTTTCTAAAGGGATGAAGCAAAAAGTAATGATTGTAACTAGCTTTTTAGCAAATGCGGACTTGTTAGTAATCGATGAACCATTTACTGGTCTTGATCCCTTAGCGGTAGCTAATTTTATTGATTTAGTTAAAGAAGCTGTTGCTGATCAAAAGATGGTTTTAATGACTACTCATGTTTTAGCTGAAGCACAAGAAGCGGTTCAGACATTTGCCGTCTTAAATAATGGCACAATTGAAACTGAGGGTAGTTTAAATGAAATTAGACAGTTTTATGGATTAAAGCCAAGCGATTCATTTGATCGTTTATATCAAATTTTAAATCAGGAAACGGTGAAGAAGCATGACTGA